A region from the Cellvibrio sp. PSBB006 genome encodes:
- a CDS encoding sulfurtransferase: protein MAALPFVIEPTQLAALLAQPNHLLVVDLSSDATYQQGHIDEAVHVPPQLLLCNQPPVPGKIASVDQLNRLFSFLGLTPDTHVVVYDDEGGGWAGRFIWTLDAIGHKRYSYLNGGIHAWKASKLPLTTKIPAVKPSQVSVTLDPNVVIEVRDILCDLDKADFVVWDARSPAEYHGQRGSTPKLGHIPGAINCDWTNLMDPNNGLRIREDAREYLADLGITADKRIVTHCQSHHRSGFTYLVGKALRFNIRGYHGSWAEWGSHPDTPVEV from the coding sequence ATGGCCGCATTACCCTTTGTGATTGAGCCGACCCAATTGGCGGCGCTGCTGGCCCAACCCAATCATTTGTTGGTGGTGGATCTGAGCAGCGATGCCACCTACCAACAAGGCCACATTGATGAGGCGGTGCATGTGCCACCGCAATTGCTGCTGTGTAACCAGCCTCCGGTACCGGGCAAGATTGCCAGTGTGGATCAACTGAATCGATTGTTTTCCTTTTTGGGGCTAACACCGGATACCCATGTGGTGGTGTATGACGATGAAGGTGGTGGTTGGGCCGGCCGGTTTATCTGGACGCTGGATGCCATCGGACATAAGCGGTATTCCTATCTGAATGGCGGTATCCATGCCTGGAAGGCGTCAAAACTGCCGCTGACCACCAAGATTCCCGCCGTCAAACCGAGCCAGGTCAGCGTAACCCTCGACCCGAATGTGGTGATCGAAGTGCGCGACATCCTGTGCGATCTGGATAAGGCGGATTTTGTGGTGTGGGATGCGCGCAGTCCGGCGGAATATCACGGCCAGCGCGGCAGTACGCCCAAGCTCGGCCATATCCCCGGCGCGATCAATTGTGACTGGACCAACCTGATGGACCCGAATAATGGTTTGCGCATCCGTGAAGACGCGCGGGAATATCTGGCGGATTTGGGGATTACGGCGGATAAACGTATTGTCACCCACTGCCAAAGCCACCATCGCTCCGGCTTTACCTATCTGGTGGGCAAGGCATTGAGGTTTAATATCCGGGGATACCATGGTTCCTGGGCGGAATGGGGTAGCCATCCGGATACGCCGGTGGAGGTTTAG
- the rsgA gene encoding small ribosomal subunit biogenesis GTPase RsgA, with protein MSKRKLTRRQSWRIEKIQAERSARAARRDSLADEHLTEGELGPEEHGLVITHYGTQVVVEATEGDNAGQHKRCHFRSNLGSLVTGDRVVWRDGNPYGVVVAVLPRESALCRPDPHGDMKTIAANIDRIIIVVAPYPEPHANLIDRYLVAARGIGIEPAVLINKVDRIDDATREKITYLEQTYRHLGYQVLKVSTKANTGLDELTRYLADFTSVFVGQSGVGKSSLVNALLPDCNLRVGELSDRQQGSHTTTNAQLFHFPGGGHLIDSPGIREFGLWHMEADEVLEGFVEFRPFIGHCKFRDCSHRHEPGCAILRALAAGDISQTRMDSYRYILSTLDQS; from the coding sequence ATGAGCAAACGCAAACTCACCCGGCGCCAGTCCTGGCGCATTGAAAAAATTCAGGCGGAACGCAGTGCGCGTGCGGCGCGGCGCGATAGCCTGGCGGATGAGCATCTGACCGAGGGTGAGCTGGGGCCGGAGGAGCATGGGTTGGTGATTACCCACTACGGCACACAGGTGGTGGTGGAAGCAACGGAAGGCGATAACGCCGGGCAGCATAAACGTTGCCATTTTCGCAGTAACCTCGGCTCGCTGGTGACTGGCGACCGTGTGGTGTGGCGCGACGGCAATCCTTACGGCGTGGTGGTCGCGGTCTTGCCGCGCGAGTCGGCACTGTGCCGGCCCGATCCCCATGGCGATATGAAGACCATCGCCGCCAATATCGACCGCATCATCATTGTGGTCGCTCCCTATCCCGAACCTCACGCCAATCTGATTGATCGCTATCTGGTGGCGGCGAGAGGCATCGGCATCGAACCGGCCGTGCTTATCAATAAAGTGGACCGCATTGATGACGCGACGCGCGAAAAGATCACTTACCTCGAACAAACCTATCGCCATCTGGGCTATCAGGTGCTTAAGGTGTCGACCAAGGCGAACACCGGTCTGGATGAGTTGACGCGTTATCTCGCGGACTTTACCAGCGTGTTTGTGGGCCAGTCGGGGGTGGGCAAATCATCTCTCGTGAATGCGCTCTTGCCGGACTGCAACCTGCGCGTGGGTGAGCTGTCCGACAGGCAACAGGGCAGTCATACCACCACCAACGCCCAGTTGTTTCATTTTCCCGGTGGCGGCCATTTGATTGATTCCCCCGGCATTCGCGAGTTTGGCCTTTGGCATATGGAGGCCGATGAGGTGCTGGAGGGGTTTGTGGAATTCCGGCCCTTTATCGGCCACTGCAAATTCCGCGATTGCAGCCACCGCCATGAACCGGGTTGTGCGATCTTGCGGGCGCTGGCGGCGGGTGACATCAGCCAGACACGTATGGACAGTTATCGTTACATCTTGAGCACGCTGGATCAGTCTTGA